A stretch of Clostridium formicaceticum DNA encodes these proteins:
- a CDS encoding pyridoxamine 5'-phosphate oxidase family protein, protein MDRKMAPLELRQHIIEFLREHKSASLATCKDGIARCSPVQYFLGEEMDLYILSAGGEKFKAIQQNPNVCLLVNTEYINYKRIKGIQVFGQATICAQDRRVYEEAMKYNPDNEIVTFKGNQLKAIKIVPTEVVYLDALESGDRTKQILRHEEVILQQDDLLMMH, encoded by the coding sequence ATGGATAGAAAAATGGCGCCATTAGAGTTAAGACAACATATTATAGAATTTTTAAGGGAACATAAAAGTGCTTCTTTAGCTACCTGTAAGGATGGTATAGCTAGATGTAGTCCTGTACAATATTTTCTCGGAGAAGAAATGGATCTATATATTTTATCTGCAGGAGGGGAGAAATTTAAGGCTATCCAGCAAAACCCTAATGTATGTTTATTAGTAAATACTGAGTACATTAACTATAAGCGCATTAAAGGCATCCAAGTATTTGGGCAGGCAACGATTTGCGCTCAAGATAGAAGGGTTTATGAAGAAGCGATGAAATATAATCCTGATAATGAAATTGTAACGTTTAAAGGTAATCAGCTAAAGGCCATCAAGATTGTGCCAACTGAAGTAGTTTACTTAGATGCTTTAGAGAGCGGTGATAGAACAAAGCAAATTTTAAGACATGAAGAAGTAATTCTTCAGCAGGATGACTTACTAATGATGCACTAA